One region of Faecalibacter bovis genomic DNA includes:
- a CDS encoding DUF2271 domain-containing protein — translation MKFNVLKKIIGLVVLLMATATFAQTTKYKTMIQMENYTGKEAYVVISLINPKGQYEKTLAVLGPDNEWYNTLKEWHKFNSKKKEKLNGITGASVAGGARATRVIEFDTAKLNKGYKIRFESAVETQKYVVKDAEIALTSAALDNKAGIKGTEYIKAVRFIKVQ, via the coding sequence ATGAAATTTAACGTATTAAAAAAAATAATTGGATTAGTTGTACTATTAATGGCTACTGCCACTTTTGCGCAAACAACAAAATATAAAACCATGATTCAGATGGAAAATTACACAGGTAAAGAAGCCTATGTAGTGATTTCATTGATCAATCCTAAAGGACAATACGAAAAAACTTTAGCAGTTCTTGGACCTGATAACGAATGGTACAATACTTTAAAAGAATGGCACAAATTTAATAGCAAGAAGAAAGAAAAACTAAACGGAATTACTGGAGCTTCTGTTGCTGGCGGAGCAAGAGCAACTCGAGTAATCGAATTTGATACAGCTAAACTTAATAAAGGTTACAAAATCCGATTCGAATCTGCAGTGGAGACTCAAAAATATGTAGTTAAAGATGCTGAAATTGCATTAACATCTGCCGCTTTAGACAACAAGGCTGGTATTAAAGGAACAGAATACATCAAAGCAGTTCGCTTTATTAAAGTACAATAA
- a CDS encoding bifunctional UDP-sugar hydrolase/5'-nucleotidase, which produces MKSIYYILLFLMFPLLGNAQVQLIYFTDAHQLYELDDVVGGRGGVARLKTVVDLAKKENNQTITIHGGDFVGGVLYGGIYKGEHMLPVFNQIPVDLFNFGQHEFDYGVDHLTKLMQSTNGQFFTSNLINENGRPFNELPSYIIKKIKNQTLLFIGLTDQMETTKKDARVQQADLFSSVEKVLKSVDLTSIDQIIAVTQMDLEKNKQLIHQFPQINLVLTEELEEYHTQIHYQNNVPIIATAGNMSSVAKVNLSQNKNPIIEIIALDSKVNYDRKFREMELKVKVRVDAILQENLAELKVDLDAFESLKKRISCREFNNRCNEKSLQNRFGYYRWFWYSQKCK; this is translated from the coding sequence ATGAAATCAATTTATTACATACTTTTATTTTTAATGTTTCCGTTGCTAGGAAATGCACAAGTACAACTGATTTACTTTACAGATGCACATCAATTATACGAGTTAGACGATGTTGTTGGAGGTAGAGGTGGAGTTGCACGATTAAAAACTGTTGTTGATTTAGCGAAGAAAGAAAATAATCAAACAATAACCATTCATGGTGGTGATTTTGTTGGTGGAGTGCTTTATGGTGGAATTTATAAAGGAGAGCATATGTTGCCAGTGTTTAACCAGATTCCAGTTGATTTATTTAATTTCGGACAGCACGAATTTGATTATGGTGTAGATCATCTTACAAAATTAATGCAGTCTACAAATGGTCAGTTTTTTACTTCTAATTTAATCAATGAAAATGGACGACCATTTAATGAATTACCTTCTTACATCATAAAGAAAATTAAAAATCAAACGTTGCTTTTTATCGGATTAACAGATCAGATGGAAACAACGAAGAAAGATGCAAGAGTTCAGCAAGCTGATTTATTTTCGTCTGTAGAAAAAGTTTTAAAATCTGTTGATTTAACTTCAATTGATCAAATTATTGCGGTAACGCAAATGGATTTAGAAAAAAATAAACAATTAATTCATCAATTTCCACAAATAAATCTTGTATTAACGGAAGAGTTAGAAGAATATCACACCCAAATTCATTATCAAAATAATGTTCCAATAATTGCAACTGCGGGTAACATGAGTTCGGTTGCTAAAGTTAATTTGTCGCAGAATAAAAATCCAATCATAGAAATTATTGCTTTAGATTCTAAAGTTAATTATGATCGAAAATTCAGGGAAATGGAACTTAAAGTTAAAGTAAGAGTTGATGCCATTTTACAAGAAAATTTAGCAGAATTAAAAGTTGATTTAGATGCGTTCGAAAGTTTAAAAAAAAGAATCTCTTGCAGGGAATTTAATAACCGATGCAATGAGAAATCATTACAAAACAGATTTGGCTATTATAGATGGTTCTGGTATTCGCAAAAGTGTAAGTAA
- a CDS encoding alpha/beta hydrolase, whose protein sequence is MNKILLKIFSFFLGIVLLAFTLIYFYQEKLIFHPTKLPKDYTYRFDENHEEISILTEQKDTINSLYFYAKEPKGVIYFLHGNSGDLSGWGDVAPHFTRKNYNVFMIDYRGFGKSGGKIFSENQFLNDAQVGYDFLKTLHPENEIIILGYSIGSGPASYLASKNNPRNVVLASPFYSFKSLAKEKIPFLPIFILKYPLESNQYLKESKAPITIFHGDEDQLIPIHHAKKLASELKNKNVNFYPIIGQGHNGILKNYSFLNKMDSIMN, encoded by the coding sequence ATGAATAAAATCCTTTTAAAAATATTTAGTTTCTTCTTGGGAATCGTGCTTCTTGCCTTTACGTTGATTTATTTTTATCAAGAAAAACTCATCTTTCATCCGACTAAATTACCAAAAGATTATACTTACAGATTTGATGAAAATCATGAAGAAATTTCAATTCTTACTGAACAAAAAGACACCATAAACAGTTTATATTTTTATGCAAAAGAACCAAAAGGTGTTATATATTTTCTACACGGAAATTCGGGTGATTTAAGTGGTTGGGGCGATGTTGCTCCACATTTTACAAGGAAAAATTATAATGTTTTTATGATTGATTATCGGGGATTTGGTAAAAGTGGAGGGAAAATATTTAGTGAAAATCAATTTCTGAATGATGCACAAGTTGGATATGACTTTTTAAAAACTTTACATCCTGAAAATGAAATTATCATTTTAGGTTATTCAATTGGATCTGGACCTGCATCATATTTAGCCTCGAAAAATAATCCAAGAAATGTGGTCTTAGCCTCACCATTTTATAGTTTTAAAAGTTTAGCAAAAGAAAAAATCCCTTTCTTACCAATATTTATTCTGAAATACCCTTTAGAATCAAACCAATATTTAAAAGAATCCAAAGCTCCTATCACTATTTTTCACGGAGATGAAGACCAATTAATTCCGATTCATCACGCGAAAAAATTAGCAAGTGAGTTGAAGAATAAAAATGTGAATTTTTATCCTATAATTGGGCAAGGACATAATGGAATTCTGAAGAATTATTCATTTTTAAATAAAATGGATTCAATAATGAATTAA
- a CDS encoding S41 family peptidase, with translation MNKFLGLLFLLFSAYSCTSAKKHNAHMNREISVDELHKDIEFAKKKVLSKHVDVDWYYSKNEISNKIDSFRKSVNSPMKPNDFSREFSRVVASLGHGHTHITSLGRRFEKEEKKKYKDSKGPIGLLQFKSLDNRLILEKSFSKDTTIAINSEVLAVNMINYQDFYNQYKDFRKGDGYITTFQKHYYGRYFSNYLSRELAPQDSLVLTLKKNDSIFTQIVKREYTKKDKNVKDAVKKDTVETEKKVEPKKKITKEEKLIAIQKAKHKREVNKSFAFQKSTKSYLRELQFPVKNDSTIAVLKIKSFTAGYHKKAYKFIFDSIQKHNVQHLILDIRNNGGGYPTDINHLYSFLTTRDEPQMVITNDVKVNSKTAKAALNFRNPNIISHTLFLPFFIGNSINDFFRTHKKDDAYYYRVNSKKQMLNENNKYRGNLYVLTNGMSYSASSIIAASLQNEGKAIFVGEETGGDYNGTVAGVTDFYKLPNSKIKLGIGMMTFTPNTSRELKGRGVIPNVPIDITFDDLLQQKDPQLEWILNNIEAGNK, from the coding sequence ATGAATAAATTTTTAGGATTATTATTCCTCCTTTTTAGCGCATATTCTTGTACGTCTGCTAAAAAGCATAATGCACACATGAATCGAGAAATTTCTGTTGATGAATTGCACAAAGACATCGAATTTGCAAAGAAGAAGGTATTATCAAAACATGTTGATGTAGATTGGTATTATTCTAAAAATGAAATTTCAAACAAGATTGATAGTTTTAGAAAATCGGTAAATTCACCGATGAAACCGAATGATTTTTCGAGAGAATTTTCCCGTGTTGTAGCTTCATTAGGTCATGGCCATACACATATTACATCTTTGGGGAGACGTTTTGAAAAAGAAGAAAAAAAGAAATATAAAGATTCAAAAGGTCCAATTGGTTTACTACAATTCAAATCTTTAGATAATCGTTTAATTTTAGAAAAAAGTTTTTCAAAAGACACAACAATTGCTATAAATTCAGAAGTTTTAGCCGTAAATATGATCAATTATCAAGATTTCTATAATCAATACAAAGATTTTAGAAAAGGCGATGGTTATATTACAACTTTTCAAAAACATTATTACGGTCGTTATTTTTCAAATTATCTGTCACGCGAACTTGCTCCACAAGATTCTTTGGTTTTAACCTTAAAAAAGAACGATTCAATATTTACACAAATAGTAAAAAGAGAATATACAAAGAAGGATAAAAATGTAAAAGATGCTGTAAAAAAAGATACGGTAGAAACAGAAAAAAAAGTAGAACCTAAGAAAAAAATAACGAAAGAAGAAAAGTTAATTGCGATTCAAAAAGCGAAACATAAGAGAGAGGTTAACAAGTCTTTTGCTTTTCAAAAATCAACAAAATCTTATTTAAGAGAATTACAATTTCCAGTTAAAAATGATTCCACAATAGCTGTTTTAAAGATTAAATCTTTTACTGCAGGCTATCATAAAAAAGCTTATAAATTTATTTTTGATTCGATTCAAAAACACAACGTTCAACATCTAATTTTAGATATTAGAAATAATGGAGGTGGTTATCCAACTGATATTAACCATTTATATTCATTTTTAACAACACGAGATGAGCCTCAAATGGTTATAACGAATGATGTAAAAGTGAATTCAAAAACAGCTAAAGCAGCTCTTAATTTTCGTAATCCAAACATTATAAGTCATACTTTGTTTTTACCATTTTTTATAGGAAATTCGATTAACGATTTCTTTAGAACGCACAAAAAAGATGATGCTTATTATTATCGAGTGAATAGTAAGAAACAGATGTTAAACGAAAATAATAAATACAGAGGAAATTTGTATGTTTTAACAAATGGAATGTCTTATTCAGCTTCATCAATTATCGCTGCTTCGTTACAAAACGAAGGTAAAGCAATTTTTGTAGGAGAAGAAACTGGAGGTGATTACAATGGAACGGTTGCGGGTGTTACAGATTTTTATAAATTACCAAATTCTAAAATAAAATTAGGAATTGGAATGATGACATTTACGCCAAATACTTCCAGAGAGTTAAAAGGTCGTGGAGTAATTCCGAATGTCCCGATTGATATTACTTTTGATGATTTATTACAACAAAAAGATCCACAATTAGAATGGATTTTGAATAATATAGAAGCTGGAAATAAGTAA
- a CDS encoding PepSY domain-containing protein, which translates to MTLSIWRYAHLALAILSSAFLIILSITGVILAVDAINEKSPAYKVDNFENLTLAQVIPTLRENYFEILEIKVDHNDFVTIDAMDENGNSFQAYINPSTGKKLGEIVPKSDFINWITSLHRSLFLKETGRAIVGVVSFLLLLISISGLILVIKRQQGIKNFFTKVNKDSFSQYFHVVTGRWLLIPIFIIALTGTFIFLARLEPLIGKPTEVEHQIKENLPAKELKEIEFFQNTKLSKVEKIEFPFIPDDEAEPFIVHLRKKTVTINQVNGSIISESIHPYSAIVEKFNIDLHTGRTNVIWAAILGIASLNILFFIWSGFVITIKRTRTKIGKNKYTANQAEIVLLVGSENGSTLGFANKIHAQFLANGQKSYMAQMNQYEVYPNAKNIIILTSTYGLGDAPTNAKKFEELVIKNPQKNNISFSVIGFGSIAYSEFCGYAIKVDQLLAKQAWATRLLELKTINDKSPEEFTNWVNAWNEITEIQLASTPALYAGKAPRLKNIKVEKVTKTSTEDATFKVIFDSKIKYQSGDLLAIYPAHDHRERLYSIGKVDSKMQLIVKLHEFGLGSQFLHNLSENTTIKARIVKNKAFHFPKKASKVIMIANGTGIAPFLGMIDENKNKIETYLYTGLRFNNHISKEYQNFAQKQIQNKQLNEFHFAFSREENRQYVMDLVKRDDDFFAQTLKNGGIIMICGALAMQHDIEKVLEEICQSHLNQSFNDFKTNGQFLTDCY; encoded by the coding sequence ATGACATTATCTATTTGGAGATATGCACATTTAGCACTTGCAATACTATCTTCAGCTTTTCTTATAATCTTATCGATTACTGGAGTTATTTTAGCTGTTGATGCAATTAATGAAAAATCGCCTGCATACAAAGTTGATAATTTTGAAAATTTAACGCTCGCGCAAGTCATACCGACATTGCGCGAGAATTATTTTGAAATATTAGAAATAAAAGTGGATCATAACGATTTTGTTACGATTGACGCCATGGACGAAAATGGAAATTCTTTCCAAGCATATATAAATCCATCTACTGGAAAAAAATTAGGTGAAATTGTTCCGAAAAGTGATTTCATCAACTGGATAACTTCTTTACATCGTTCCCTATTTTTAAAGGAAACAGGCCGTGCTATTGTAGGTGTTGTATCGTTTTTATTATTACTAATTTCTATCAGTGGTTTAATCTTAGTAATTAAAAGACAGCAAGGAATTAAAAACTTTTTCACGAAAGTGAACAAAGATTCCTTCTCCCAATATTTTCATGTTGTTACTGGTCGTTGGTTATTAATACCAATTTTCATCATCGCATTAACCGGAACATTTATTTTCTTAGCTCGATTAGAACCTTTGATCGGAAAACCTACTGAAGTTGAACATCAAATCAAAGAAAATTTACCCGCAAAAGAATTGAAAGAAATCGAATTCTTTCAAAACACGAAATTAAGCAAGGTCGAAAAGATAGAATTTCCATTTATTCCTGATGACGAAGCCGAACCATTTATTGTACATTTAAGAAAGAAAACTGTAACAATAAATCAAGTGAATGGTTCTATTATTTCAGAATCAATTCATCCTTATTCAGCTATTGTAGAAAAATTCAATATCGATTTACATACTGGTCGAACTAACGTTATTTGGGCAGCAATTTTAGGTATTGCTTCTTTAAATATCCTATTCTTTATTTGGTCTGGATTTGTAATTACAATAAAACGTACACGTACTAAAATTGGAAAGAATAAATACACTGCTAATCAAGCCGAAATCGTATTATTAGTTGGTTCAGAAAATGGTTCAACATTAGGATTTGCAAATAAAATTCATGCGCAGTTTTTAGCCAATGGCCAAAAATCGTACATGGCACAAATGAATCAATACGAAGTATATCCAAATGCTAAAAACATAATAATTTTAACTTCTACTTACGGATTAGGTGATGCACCTACAAATGCCAAAAAATTTGAAGAATTAGTTATAAAAAATCCTCAAAAAAATAACATTAGTTTCTCTGTTATCGGATTTGGATCTATAGCATATTCAGAATTTTGTGGATACGCTATAAAAGTGGATCAATTACTAGCAAAACAAGCTTGGGCAACTCGATTACTTGAATTAAAAACAATCAACGATAAGTCGCCTGAAGAATTTACAAATTGGGTAAATGCTTGGAACGAAATTACTGAAATTCAACTTGCTTCTACTCCTGCTTTATACGCTGGTAAAGCTCCGAGATTGAAAAATATTAAAGTAGAAAAAGTAACTAAAACATCAACAGAAGATGCAACTTTCAAAGTTATATTTGACTCCAAAATAAAGTATCAATCAGGTGATTTATTAGCCATTTATCCAGCTCATGATCACCGCGAACGTTTGTATTCGATAGGAAAAGTTGATAGCAAAATGCAATTAATTGTTAAGTTACATGAATTTGGTTTGGGTTCTCAATTTTTGCATAATTTATCAGAAAACACCACAATTAAAGCCCGAATTGTAAAGAATAAAGCATTCCATTTTCCTAAAAAAGCGAGTAAAGTTATTATGATTGCAAATGGGACAGGAATTGCACCATTTTTAGGAATGATTGATGAAAACAAAAACAAGATTGAAACTTATTTGTACACGGGTTTACGATTTAATAATCACATTTCGAAAGAATATCAAAATTTCGCGCAAAAGCAAATTCAGAATAAACAATTAAATGAATTTCACTTCGCTTTTTCCCGCGAAGAAAATAGACAATATGTTATGGACTTAGTTAAGCGAGATGATGATTTTTTTGCTCAAACTTTAAAAAATGGTGGAATTATTATGATTTGTGGTGCATTAGCGATGCAACACGATATCGAAAAGGTATTGGAAGAAATTTGTCAATCACACCTTAACCAATCTTTTAATGATTTTAAAACTAATGGTCAGTTTTTAACAGATTGTTATTAA
- a CDS encoding 5'-nucleotidase C-terminal domain-containing protein has protein sequence MRNHYKTDLAIIDGSGIRKSVSKGDFTLEKVRTLLPFGNKIVVVKLLGKDFKKFIHSYLSNSKPKLIQISGATYQWNPETKELVFDDIKDDFLYSLCLNDYNFGKLSTYDEVLIDSNHIDSLEDYIVLKQYIQQLKIINPTIENRITITHE, from the coding sequence ATGAGAAATCATTACAAAACAGATTTGGCTATTATAGATGGTTCTGGTATTCGCAAAAGTGTAAGTAAGGGAGATTTTACTTTGGAAAAAGTTAGAACGCTTTTACCTTTTGGAAATAAAATAGTTGTTGTGAAATTGTTGGGTAAAGATTTTAAAAAGTTTATTCATTCTTATTTATCTAATTCAAAACCAAAATTGATTCAGATTTCTGGAGCAACATATCAATGGAATCCTGAAACAAAAGAACTTGTATTTGATGATATAAAGGATGATTTTTTATATAGCTTGTGCTTAAATGATTATAATTTTGGTAAATTAAGTACTTACGATGAGGTTTTAATCGATTCAAATCACATCGATTCTTTGGAAGATTATATCGTTTTAAAGCAGTATATTCAACAATTAAAAATCATAAATCCTACAATCGAAAATAGAATTACAATTACTCATGAATAA
- a CDS encoding S41 family peptidase: MNKIVFVLGLLLMYGCQSVSRFNAHIEKDIPVDQLQQDVDYIYKKLKKNHVKLDLYLPQDSIDYKFDSLKQSFHKPLKPNEFYTKIQPVIRKLRHGHTDVIPLFRKSEKNELKRIKNSVGPFGQLTTYWEKDSLYVLSTSEKDLGIKPGSIILKIDSISPYYLKEKYKNTFYGDGFNETYFENRLNRNFFNYFYTLESQVKDSILYTFSYNGESYQKIIGRKFEKKTEEKKHQKDTIKIAVTKPKVDAPKIKNFQFSYNKVSKSYAKTLSFPTNDSAFAVLKVSTFSYGKYNDDYKNAFQIIKDYKVKNLVLDLRNNGGGRLADSYQLFSYFVPNQHDYLGEQLVVNSSSFQRAIVNVFPNVTLPLAYPISLVSYGITSKNQKNENYIKPALSRIKSTKPENVYNGNLYVIINGGSYSASAIISSNLKGFNRAYFVGEETGGDANGSVAGLMPKYKLPNSKLKLQIGTIYLKPNYFETDTIGHGIYPHKEIKTTFKDKLNKVDPQIRWILNDIKNDNIELKSVVK, from the coding sequence ATGAATAAAATTGTTTTTGTTTTAGGATTACTTCTAATGTACGGTTGTCAGTCGGTTAGTCGATTCAATGCGCATATTGAAAAAGATATTCCCGTTGATCAACTGCAACAAGACGTGGATTATATTTATAAGAAATTGAAAAAAAATCATGTGAAGCTAGATTTGTATCTTCCTCAAGATTCGATTGATTATAAGTTTGATTCTTTAAAACAGTCTTTTCATAAACCCTTAAAACCAAACGAGTTTTATACTAAGATTCAACCTGTGATTCGAAAGCTTCGTCATGGCCATACAGATGTGATTCCGCTCTTTAGAAAATCGGAAAAAAATGAGTTGAAAAGAATTAAAAATTCTGTTGGACCATTTGGTCAATTAACTACTTATTGGGAGAAAGATTCATTATACGTTTTAAGTACTTCTGAAAAGGATTTAGGTATAAAACCAGGTTCTATAATTTTAAAAATTGATTCGATTTCGCCCTATTATTTGAAAGAGAAATACAAGAATACTTTTTATGGTGATGGCTTTAATGAAACCTATTTTGAGAATCGCTTAAATCGTAATTTCTTTAATTATTTTTATACCTTAGAATCGCAAGTGAAAGATTCTATTTTATATACTTTTTCGTACAATGGAGAATCTTATCAAAAGATAATCGGTAGAAAATTTGAAAAGAAAACAGAAGAGAAAAAACATCAAAAAGACACAATAAAAATTGCTGTTACAAAGCCTAAAGTTGATGCTCCGAAAATTAAAAATTTCCAATTTTCTTACAATAAAGTATCAAAATCTTATGCCAAAACGTTGTCATTTCCTACAAATGATAGTGCATTTGCTGTTTTAAAAGTTTCGACATTTAGTTATGGCAAATATAACGATGACTATAAAAATGCTTTCCAAATAATTAAGGATTATAAAGTTAAGAATCTTGTTTTAGATCTTCGCAACAATGGTGGTGGTCGCTTGGCAGATTCGTATCAACTATTTTCTTATTTTGTGCCTAATCAACACGATTATTTAGGTGAACAATTAGTGGTGAATTCCTCTTCTTTTCAACGAGCAATTGTAAACGTTTTTCCAAATGTTACATTGCCATTGGCTTATCCAATTTCTTTGGTTTCTTATGGAATTACTTCAAAAAATCAGAAAAATGAAAACTATATCAAACCAGCTTTAAGTCGCATAAAATCGACTAAACCAGAGAATGTTTATAACGGTAATTTGTATGTGATAATCAACGGCGGATCATATTCTGCTTCGGCTATAATTTCCTCAAATTTGAAAGGTTTTAATAGAGCTTATTTTGTTGGTGAAGAAACAGGTGGTGATGCAAATGGAAGTGTAGCAGGTTTAATGCCGAAATACAAATTGCCAAATTCAAAATTAAAGTTACAAATTGGCACAATTTATTTGAAACCGAATTATTTTGAAACGGATACGATAGGACATGGAATTTATCCTCACAAAGAAATTAAAACTACTTTTAAGGATAAACTAAACAAAGTTGATCCACAAATTCGTTGGATTTTAAATGATATTAAAAATGATAATATTGAATTAAAATCAGTTGTGAAGTAA
- a CDS encoding FAD:protein FMN transferase has product MKSIQKYTLIFILFFSLIPSNAQVVGIRDSILMGSKFKITLVDKDSISVEKNINKAIDEIIRIENLISDWIPTSQVSEINQNAGIRPVQVDREVFEITKRAIYFSEITNGAFDISFAAMDKIWKFDGTMEEIPSQVNIQKAIRNIGYQNIILDEKNSTIFLKNKGMKIGFGSTGKGYAADKAKEFLQNIGINAGIIDASGDITTWGNQPNKKLWKIGITNPFHRQKTADILTMKNGAVTTSGDYEKFILIDDVRYSHIINPKTGMPSTGLTSVTVIGPNAEMCNGFSTSLMVLGLEKGLELINKEQNYAALLITDEGKIIHSKRYKILKKLLKK; this is encoded by the coding sequence ATGAAATCCATTCAAAAATACACACTCATTTTTATACTATTTTTTTCTCTAATTCCTTCAAATGCACAAGTTGTTGGAATTAGAGATTCTATTTTGATGGGGAGCAAATTTAAAATCACATTAGTCGATAAAGATTCTATTTCAGTCGAAAAAAACATTAACAAAGCTATAGATGAAATAATCAGAATTGAAAATTTAATCTCAGATTGGATACCCACTTCACAAGTTTCAGAAATTAATCAAAACGCGGGAATAAGACCAGTGCAAGTAGATCGTGAAGTTTTTGAAATAACTAAACGCGCCATTTATTTTTCCGAAATTACTAATGGAGCTTTTGATATCAGCTTTGCTGCAATGGATAAAATATGGAAATTTGATGGGACAATGGAAGAAATTCCAAGTCAAGTAAATATTCAGAAAGCAATCAGAAATATTGGATATCAAAACATTATTCTCGACGAGAAAAATTCTACTATTTTCCTAAAAAACAAAGGAATGAAAATTGGTTTTGGATCAACAGGAAAAGGATATGCGGCTGATAAAGCAAAAGAATTTTTACAAAATATTGGCATAAATGCAGGAATAATTGATGCTTCTGGAGATATAACAACTTGGGGAAATCAACCCAATAAAAAACTTTGGAAAATAGGAATTACAAATCCTTTTCATCGACAAAAAACAGCGGATATTCTCACTATGAAAAATGGAGCTGTTACAACTTCAGGCGATTATGAAAAATTTATTCTGATTGATGATGTTCGTTATTCGCATATTATCAATCCTAAAACTGGAATGCCTTCAACTGGTTTAACAAGCGTAACGGTTATAGGTCCTAATGCTGAAATGTGTAACGGATTTTCAACATCACTCATGGTTTTAGGATTAGAAAAAGGACTAGAATTAATAAATAAAGAACAGAATTATGCTGCTTTATTGATTACAGATGAAGGAAAAATCATTCATTCAAAACGCTATAAAATCCTTAAGAAATTATTGAAAAAATAA
- a CDS encoding HD domain-containing protein, with translation MNKNEILKEVQSYIRKTFLEEGTGHDYFHIERVVTNARKIIEKENADPFLVELAAWVHDIGDYKLHDGVDKSKELITSYLESLCLDDSLINQVNEIVSQVSYSKGNKPTTIEAEIVQDADRLDAIGAVGIARCFAYGGSTGNILFNPEDNSKNASSIQHFYDKLFKLKDLMNTKTAKAIAEERHAYMEGFVQQFYKEVNF, from the coding sequence ATGAATAAGAATGAAATTTTAAAAGAAGTACAATCTTACATCAGAAAGACTTTTTTAGAGGAAGGAACAGGACACGATTATTTTCATATAGAGCGTGTTGTTACAAATGCAAGAAAGATTATAGAAAAAGAAAATGCTGATCCATTTTTGGTAGAATTGGCAGCATGGGTTCATGATATTGGTGATTATAAATTACACGATGGTGTTGATAAATCGAAAGAATTAATAACTAGTTATTTGGAATCTTTGTGTTTAGACGATTCGTTGATTAATCAAGTGAATGAAATTGTATCTCAAGTTTCTTATAGTAAAGGAAATAAACCGACAACTATAGAAGCAGAAATTGTACAGGATGCGGATCGTTTAGATGCTATTGGCGCAGTTGGTATAGCGCGTTGTTTTGCATACGGTGGAAGTACGGGGAATATATTATTTAATCCAGAAGATAATTCTAAAAACGCTTCAAGTATTCAGCATTTTTATGATAAATTATTCAAATTAAAAGACTTGATGAATACGAAAACAGCAAAAGCTATAGCAGAAGAACGTCATGCATACATGGAAGGTTTTGTGCAACAGTTTTATAAAGAAGTCAATTTTTAA